The DNA region ATGAATTGAAACTAGGTGCAATAACCAATTGGTATAAATAGTTGAGATTTAAAGTtgaaaaaacaactttaaatatcaactattaaatataacaaatgagtaaaaacaaaaagtaaaaaaatgttgtaagtAGATTGGGGTGAATTGCATGGTGCAATTGCATTCTCAATCTGGTGTACTATGATCTATGGGTATTCCTGGAgggcaagggtcggggttcaagtcttcgggagggagcttcacacacatatacacttagattaggttagagtagaattctattttgtataaaaaaaaaagtatagtatTTAGACTATAAATAGGAGATAACATGTTTGGATTCATAGATGTGTTAGTGtcaaaacgtaataaatttggGTTATATCAATAGAATTGTGTTATGATTAAGTCAAATTAGAACCTACTCAAATATGATGAGGTTATAACACTCAAAGATGATGAATTGATGATTTTATGCTCATGTCTTTTACAACATAACAAATGTTCGAATGAAACCTTGTTTCACTAGAAAGTACCTTGGtgtcaaaattatttaaatcgGGTAAAATGAGGGCTGAACCCATTCAGGAGACATGATctctttttcccccttttttttttttttttttttgtgtgtggaggAAATGAGACTTGATCTTTGTCATTCTTTCTCAAACCCTGAGTACAGTGTTTAGATTGTCACAGTAATTCATGTTCCTAaactttttttgataggtatgtTCCTAAGCTACCGATACCAATGTATATTCTCTACTCTACTTACTCATGTTCAGCCATGGTATATTTTGTACTTCAACTTCATGCAAGTTGACTGTTAATTTGCAGTATTTCCACCAAAACTATTCCTACCTCAGGGCCACAACAAAAATGGGTAACCTCTGCAGAGCATAAAGAGACTAGATTCTCAATTTAAATACAACCAGGCTTCATGCCTAGGCCTTGAACACCAGTCTGACACAACTGAATACAACCAGGCTTGACACCTAGGCTCTGAGCACCATCTGACATAATGTATTAAGGCATGCATCAGTAGTTCAGTACCATTTCTGTTTAAAATTCCTGGTTAAAATGATGCCCATATACATATTCTGCATCCTTCAATCTCCAACCTAATTACACATCATTTCTGTTTCACtaatatataggggaagggaaaCTACATTTACCTTCTCTAACATATATAGGGAAATAAATTACATTTACTTTCAAAGAGGTTCGAACAATTGTGACAGTTTTAATAGCTGATACAGTCTTCCACAATCAACCTGAATCCATaactaaaagaaaatcaaaatggaTTAAAAGATTCCAAACACTGTTTTTCCAGTACTAATCACACAAAAGTAGTAATAATTAATATggcaatttcaacaaaatattcTGTGACGTTAAAGCTCCAGCTTTTATCTGAATTCACTGCAGCTCCATTAGGGGCATCATCTCCACAAAGCTGAGCAGAAACATCATTTATGGCAGAATTCAACTGCAAATGCTTCTCAGTTTTTTGGTTCCTGTATTAATAAATCACACAACCAATGCAGTATCAATGCATTGTAAACATCATAAATGACCCAACTAAAACAATATCAATCACAGTTAAAAGATGATGAAAATACAAGTTAACATAAACTATTGTAAAGTGTTACTTTTCTTGAGGGTTCCAATGTAGCAAAGATACAAATCCTAAAGCTTATTTATGCATAATGAATCATACAAATCAAGCCATGCCCAGGCCCTAGAATGTGATGCCTAAAAACCTAAGAGAGAGAATTATACATTtcttttattcttgtttttctaatgAAACCAACCTTGAGTATTCCTCTTGTTTAAACTAAAAGACTTTACTTTCAAACACCAAACACATTAAAAAACATGCAAACACGGATAACGAGCAACTTTTAAGGATTGCAATTGCGAAAACAAGTTCTCACATCTGAATCATCATCAGAATTATCAAAAAACTTCTTCAGACCATCAGCTGccttgcttatctgcaaaaagtaaaaacacGATATATCAGTTGGTGTCATCAGAACTTTGGCCAAATATATTAGTGGGAGAAAGAAAAGCCTCTGAGCTGTTGCTTAGATAAGCAGTACATTAACCACGTCATAGCCTAAAAGTGAACTTCTAGCAAGGTTCAATCCATTAATTACTGATGTATCACATGCTTAATTGGACCAAATAACTATATACATTAACCCATCTCGTGAAAGTAAAACTtaattgaaaaatctttaacCTGTAGGCTCAAAAATAAGATTAGTAACATCAATGTGTCGAAAAACATATACACCACTCTGCTTAATTCAAACCTAATGGAAACACAGACACCCAATACTCCCAATACGAAACTATCAACAAATATACTTGCACTATTTGGTCTTCCAccaaataaatcatattttaaatcacataaattgaTAAGGAAACATAGGCACCCAACACCAAATAGGTTGGGTTTTAGTAAGATATATAAAGCTAAATAATCCAACAATACCTCGGGTGCAAACATGTAGCTTAGTGTCCCAGCTACCAAGCCTCCCAACAAAAGGCCACTAACGAAGGCACTTGATGTTCTAGTATCTCCACTGCACTTGCACAAAATAGAAagtaattagaaaaaaaagatatcttTCCAAAATGAGAAGTAGCTAAGATTCTTTAACAGGAAAAGACAGAAACCTCAACAGGAAGTGAAAGAAGATTAACTGTTAATTGCATCAAATGTAAGTGTTGCAGCTGCGACGTGtttaaatctttttcttttgttttttaagttaACATATAACACAGaaactcatttttaaaattcttctcCTTTCATCtactttctcagcaaccaaacaaataaatagcCTACAAACAACAGCCACCCAGGTCCCAGAATCAACAGAACAAAGAAGCAATTAACAATATTCCCAAGAAGCCCCCTTCAAACCCAACAAATCTGTTCCCCATCTcccataaaataattaaattagagATATCACCCTGATGGTATACCTTTAAAACAAGGAACTACTGTGTGCTTTAATTTGTGACACTAACCTTCTTAGTAGTTAGCTCCGTGAAGCATTTTTGCTACCTCAGAatttgatgatgtggcaattGCGTACATCACCTATTGGGAAGAATTGAAGGAAAAGAATGTTCTACCCTTTTACACCATTTGAATGGAGAGAAACCAAATAAGGATTGAAGgagaaaatttgagagaaatcAGAAATATGAGCGTAGCACGATCTGTTTCTTCAATTCTCATAATAAGCAATGTTGCCACATCAATGATTCCTTTTAACGGACATACCTCATACAGCTAACCAGAAGGGATGTAAGTGTCACAATTCACAAATAGAGCAAATGGTAGTTCCATGTTAACATTTGTAatttacccccaaaaaaaaaaaaaaatctccaaaaaaaGGACTATACCCCCATCCCTTTTCCTCCtcctgccccccccccccccccaatcaCCACCTGAACACAGTAAACCATTCATTTCCCCAAAAACAGATCTTCAAGTCATGCAGAAATGTCCCTGTATGCTTTAAACTTTATGTGGATCTTAAAAATATGCCACAACAAAAAATGCATCAAAATGGTTAATAGAAACATAATTTTGTTGAAGCATCAATAATCATTACAAATCTTTCCATGTTTTCAAGATCCAAAATAGGCCAAAATCAATGTGGGTGCCCGAATTTGCCCGTTTTGAGATTTGCCTATCAATATGTGTGTGCCTGTGTTCCACAGCCCATTGGGAGTTACAATGCACTTAGATTATTGCAATTTTAGAAtaacctttaccagttaaggATTGATAACCTCAGTAAGAAACTGTAAATAAATCACATAAGTCAATCTGCTTCTCTGAGTTGATTTCGCAGGGGGCAGCATATAATATTCAACAATTTATTctgaaaaatatcaaaataccTGGGCGCCATCGAACTttcaaaagaaataacaaactaTACTGTAAAAAGCCATTTGAATAATCAAAAACTGGTGAAACCTATCCATCAGATTTTGGTCTTCACCTGTGCTGGCCTTGATTGTGACGTGCTTTAATTTCCGGGGATACTTGTGGTCGAACAAGTGTGGCAAGCAGAGAATCCAGATTCTGATCTGCTGAAATAACCCTACTCATCTCAAATGCTTCAGATATCCTTGTCAATCCACTCATGCTAACAGCCCTTGCAGAATTTTCTGTCCGCTCAAAAGGATCCTCAATCTAACCGGCCATCAACAGTGCCAATAACAAAATCAGTAGCAGTGGCAGCAGTAATAATTGTACCGTTGAAGTGTCAAAGTGAGAGCTGACAATGATGTGCATGTGTGTAGAGAAAGAGAGTTACCAATATCGCATCATTATTGTCTGACCATCTTATATTGCGCCTTCTGGACTCACACTTTCCTGTATAGGTACAAATTCCTAACTTTGAGGCCTCGAATTCTTTGTCAGAAAACTGCACCCCCCCgcccaccaaaaaagaaaagaaaaaactccaATCAATAGCATTAGGTAGTACATATGATGCCATAGCATCATATTTTAAAAGGGCAGTATATAAACATCTGGTacataatcaaattttaaaataaatttacattCCACATATATAGTGTTAATCGCATAATTCACAGGTCAAATATATCTTGAAATTTGATGAACACCATATAAATGTCTACAACCAAGATTATTTATGAAGATAGAAAGCATGACAGAAATGATTACCTTTgcaaggaatgaaatgaaaatttcagaCAAAGAACTGTGATTAACTGGTCTGAATTTGTCTTGACTGAACCTTCTTATGTTAGCAGCACATGCTTCAGCAATATTTCTCTCTGTTCTCAGACCTGCATGAGGCATGTTGAAATACAGGTTCCATGACTATATGCCTCCTTAGTCAACTGCTATTTTGATTCAACGGATTATTTAGATAGGTAAGTTTTTTTAGTGATAGTCTCGAGTTCTACAGACAAACATGATTAACCCAAAAACGAAAGCGCTCAACCCAgcaatgcaaatcaaagactAAAGGCACAAGAATAGGATCCCTTGAAATAACATtccccccctaaaaaaaaattgttttagagAACATGTCATGAACTCAAAATAATGCATCTATCCCACACATCTATTACAACCAAGTTGGTAAATCGTCCAATAAATCAAAATCTTCCTATTTTGGATTCAGAGCTATGTGTCACTATAACTTCCAGAAACCCCAAAAAAGAATGGTTGCAATCCAATACCATTACTTGAACTCATaattttacctctttcattttCCAAATGTTTTGTTCTGCTACGTAGATGATTTCTCTCAAACACTATGTTTCAATTACATCTTTGGCACATATAGATAATCAGTTTGATTTATGCCGTCTACATATATTCTAGAAGAAAGAATCAACATTGGTTAATCAGTGTTTTCATTAATTCCTCATGATTTGGTGCCATTCCGTACTCCCAACAACCGTCACATGGGTCATATGGTTAACACAATCTTTACAACTACAAATTTTGTTACCAAAGTACattaaatttaactaaaaattcaaattcaatagAGATGAGATTTATGACAAGACAATCTAATGCTAGATGGCTCCTCTTCCAAGTAAACTGCACCCTTGAATTACCATTTGCCTCTCTTTCAAGAATActagcattattattattattattattatctaagcCTCGGTTACCCTAGTATTCTGCCAAACCAACCATATGGCTTTGATAATAGAAGAGGAAACAAAAACCCTGGTTCCTTGAAATTTGGACCACACCACTTAAGTGTAAACGTGGCAgtataaaatttagaaacacCAAACCCaaacatagagagaaagaacA from Castanea sativa cultivar Marrone di Chiusa Pesio chromosome 6, ASM4071231v1 includes:
- the LOC142640394 gene encoding protein HESO1-like isoform X2, whose product is MSANSTLEHILEEILEVLKPKQEDLATRAQVINELRRVVESVPSLRGAAVEPFGSFVSNLFTKWGDVDISINLTKGGYISHVEYDRKIELLQDLKKSLTGRWQMVQLIPARVPILKCESSDNILSCDISIDNLIVQIKSKLLLGISEIDGRFRDMVLLTCEPAIFPPLKDIYAGNVADDLQGLRTERNIAEACAANIRRFSQDKFRPVNHSSLSEIFISFLAKFSDKEFEASKLGICTYTGKCESRRRNIRWSDNNDAILIEDPFERTENSARAVSMSGLTRISEAFEMSRVISADQNLDSLLATLVRPQVSPEIKARHNQGQHSGDTRTSSAFVSGLLLGGLVAGTLSYMFAPEISKAADGLKKFFDNSDDDSDEPKN